The Methylomarinum vadi genome has a window encoding:
- the speA gene encoding biosynthetic arginine decarboxylase → MSSQPWSIEQSAEVYAVQHWGKDYFSINSQGHVCVKPRADCDNVIDLFEIARSLQDKKLSFPVLLRFPDILRDRIGKLQQAFDESCRQHGYNGGYTPVYPIKVNQQGTVVENIVAAEHIGLEAGSKPELLAILGMAPRGGVIVCNGYKDRAYIRMALIGRQMGQTVYIVIEKPSELELIFEEADKLQVQPQVGIRVRLSTISAGKWQNSGGEKSKFGLHANEVLQLIERLKQADMLDCLQLMHFHMGSQIANIHDIKLALKEAGQFFLQLRRLGANITTVDAGGGLGVDYDGSASRRDCSINYSLKEYAENIVKSFADVCAVNDLPHPHVITESGRAITAHHAVLITNVTEVESLQADGEMNAAILAERNIVEAYHNVQFDIAEARALFVQGDLTLAELAQAEKNYINACHQIKVRLDPDNHNQREILLELDEKLADKVFCNFSLFQSMPDIWGIEQIFPIMPIHRLAEQPVRRAVLQDLTCDSDGRIDHYVDEQNIENTLPIHPIIHDEPYLIGFFMLGAYQEILGDMHNLFGDTHSLNIELDENGYRISDFLEGEHVSDLFDYVHIDIDGLKSTYYAKLQQSHLSSEQRENYLQELSAGLKAYTYLEK, encoded by the coding sequence GTGAGTTCTCAACCATGGTCGATTGAACAATCCGCGGAGGTTTACGCGGTGCAACATTGGGGCAAAGATTATTTTTCCATCAATAGTCAAGGACATGTTTGCGTCAAGCCCCGGGCCGATTGCGACAACGTAATCGATTTGTTCGAGATCGCGCGATCGTTACAGGACAAGAAATTATCGTTCCCGGTGCTGTTGCGTTTTCCCGATATCCTGCGCGATCGGATTGGAAAATTGCAGCAGGCCTTCGATGAAAGCTGCCGCCAGCATGGCTACAATGGCGGCTACACCCCCGTTTATCCGATCAAGGTCAATCAACAGGGTACGGTGGTGGAAAACATCGTTGCCGCCGAACATATCGGCCTGGAGGCGGGCAGTAAGCCCGAGTTGTTGGCGATTCTGGGCATGGCTCCCCGCGGCGGCGTGATTGTCTGCAACGGCTACAAGGACCGGGCCTATATCCGCATGGCCTTGATCGGCCGGCAAATGGGGCAGACCGTCTATATCGTCATCGAGAAACCGTCCGAGCTGGAGTTGATTTTCGAGGAGGCGGACAAGCTGCAAGTGCAACCCCAGGTGGGCATACGCGTGCGCTTATCGACCATCAGCGCCGGTAAATGGCAAAATAGCGGCGGCGAAAAATCCAAATTCGGCCTGCATGCCAACGAGGTGCTGCAGTTGATCGAGCGTCTGAAACAGGCCGACATGCTCGATTGTCTGCAACTGATGCATTTTCACATGGGCTCGCAGATCGCCAACATTCACGACATCAAGCTGGCCTTGAAAGAGGCGGGGCAGTTCTTTTTGCAATTGCGGCGACTGGGCGCCAATATCACCACGGTAGACGCCGGCGGCGGTCTCGGCGTCGACTATGACGGCAGCGCGTCGCGGCGCGACTGTTCCATCAATTACAGCTTGAAGGAATACGCCGAGAATATCGTCAAAAGTTTCGCCGATGTTTGCGCCGTCAACGACTTGCCGCATCCGCATGTCATCACCGAGTCGGGGCGCGCGATCACCGCGCATCATGCCGTACTGATTACCAACGTCACCGAGGTCGAATCGTTACAGGCGGACGGCGAAATGAATGCGGCCATCTTGGCGGAAAGGAACATCGTCGAGGCTTATCATAACGTGCAGTTCGATATCGCCGAGGCGAGGGCCTTGTTTGTGCAAGGAGACTTGACGCTTGCCGAACTGGCGCAGGCGGAAAAGAACTATATTAATGCCTGCCACCAGATCAAGGTGCGGTTGGACCCTGACAATCACAATCAGCGGGAAATTTTGCTGGAACTGGACGAAAAACTGGCCGACAAGGTCTTCTGCAATTTCTCGCTGTTCCAATCGATGCCCGATATCTGGGGGATAGAGCAGATTTTTCCGATCATGCCGATCCACCGGCTGGCGGAACAGCCGGTACGGCGCGCGGTGCTGCAGGATTTAACCTGCGATTCGGACGGCCGAATCGATCATTATGTCGATGAGCAGAATATCGAAAACACGTTGCCAATTCATCCAATCATCCATGACGAGCCTTATCTGATCGGCTTTTTTATGCTCGGCGCCTATCAGGAAATCCTCGGCGACATGCATAATCTGTTCGGCGACACCCATTCGCTGAATATCGAGCTGGATGAAAATGGTTACCGTATCAGCGATTTTCTCGAAGGCGAGCATGTCAGCGATTTATTCGACTATGTGCACATCGATATCGATGGTCTGAAATCGACTTATTACGCCAAGCTGCAGCAGAGCCATTTAAGCAGCGAACAGCGAGAAAACTATTTGCAGGAATTAAGCGCAGGCCTTAAGGCGTATACTTATCTGGAGAAATAA
- the speE gene encoding polyamine aminopropyltransferase, which yields MLDATQWFTEQWLPDGSAFSLKIKRKLHEEQSDFQHLEIYETENFGNLMVIDGCVMLTSRDNFFYHEMMSHPALFTHPDPKKVWIIGGGDCGTLKEVLKHPGVEEVVQIDIDERVTRLAEQYFPELCESNDDPRAQLKFIDGIKWVKDAEPGSVDLIIVDSTDPVGPAEGLFSKDFYRDCHRSLSEHGMVIQQSESALYHLKLLGEMREAMSAAGFGHLQTLFFPQCVYPSGWWSATIAGKSDLSAFREQDAADKSFATVYYNSDIHKASLAQPEFFKQAMGAK from the coding sequence ATGCTTGACGCTACACAATGGTTTACCGAACAATGGCTGCCCGACGGATCGGCGTTTTCTCTGAAGATCAAACGCAAACTGCACGAGGAACAATCCGATTTCCAGCACCTGGAAATCTATGAGACAGAAAATTTCGGCAATCTGATGGTGATCGACGGCTGCGTGATGCTGACCAGCCGCGACAATTTCTTCTATCACGAAATGATGAGCCATCCGGCCCTGTTTACCCATCCCGACCCGAAAAAAGTCTGGATCATCGGCGGCGGCGACTGCGGCACGTTGAAGGAAGTGCTGAAACATCCCGGCGTCGAGGAAGTCGTGCAAATCGACATCGACGAGCGCGTCACCCGCCTCGCCGAACAGTATTTCCCGGAGCTATGCGAATCCAACGACGACCCGCGCGCGCAATTGAAATTCATCGACGGCATCAAATGGGTCAAGGATGCCGAGCCCGGTAGCGTCGATTTGATCATCGTCGACAGCACCGACCCGGTCGGCCCGGCGGAAGGACTTTTCAGCAAGGACTTCTATCGCGACTGCCATCGCAGCCTTAGCGAACACGGCATGGTTATTCAGCAAAGCGAATCGGCCCTGTATCATCTAAAATTACTGGGCGAAATGCGCGAAGCGATGAGCGCGGCCGGATTCGGCCATCTGCAGACCCTGTTTTTCCCGCAATGCGTTTATCCGTCAGGCTGGTGGAGCGCGACCATCGCCGGCAAGTCGGATCTGTCCGCTTTCCGCGAACAGGATGCGGCCGACAAGTCGTTCGCTACCGTCTATTACAACAGCGACATCCATAAAGCCAGCCTGGCGCAGCCGGAATTTTTCAAGCAGGCGATGGGAGCGAAATAA
- the nth gene encoding endonuclease III: MNKEKRLAIFDRLAEAIPEPTTELNYSTPFELLIAVVLSAQATDKGVNKATAKLFPVANTPQAILELGEDGLKEYIKTIGLFNSKAANIIKLCQTILEKHHGEVPQTREDLEALAGVGRKTANVILNTAFDHPTIAVDTHIFRVSNRTRIAPGKTVLEVERKLEKWVPKQHKKDAHHLLILHGRYTCIARKPRCQSCVIADLCEYKDKTAD, from the coding sequence ATGAACAAAGAAAAACGTCTGGCCATTTTCGACCGCTTGGCCGAAGCGATACCCGAACCGACCACCGAACTGAACTACAGCACCCCGTTCGAACTATTGATTGCCGTGGTGCTGTCCGCCCAGGCCACCGACAAGGGAGTCAACAAGGCGACCGCTAAATTGTTTCCGGTCGCCAATACGCCGCAAGCCATCTTGGAGCTAGGCGAGGATGGGCTGAAGGAATATATTAAAACCATCGGCCTGTTTAACAGCAAAGCCGCGAATATCATCAAACTTTGCCAAACTATATTGGAGAAGCACCACGGCGAAGTTCCGCAAACGCGTGAGGACCTCGAGGCATTGGCCGGTGTCGGCCGAAAAACCGCTAACGTCATCCTGAACACGGCCTTCGATCATCCTACCATCGCCGTCGATACGCATATCTTCCGGGTTTCCAACCGGACCCGAATCGCCCCCGGCAAAACGGTGTTGGAGGTGGAACGGAAACTGGAAAAATGGGTCCCCAAACAACATAAAAAAGATGCCCATCATTTGTTGATTCTGCACGGCCGCTATACCTGCATCGCGCGAAAGCCGCGCTGCCAAAGCTGCGTAATTGCCGACCTGTGCGAGTATAAAGACAAAACAGCGGATTAA
- a CDS encoding YaiI/YqxD family protein: MQIWVDADACPKAIREILFRAAERTHTLTTFVANHYLTTPPSPHIKFLQVEPGFDEADLEIVKRVRPGDLVVSADIPLASDVIDKGGNVIDPRGERYTRDNIEERLNMRELMETLRAGGVETGGPAALSSRDIQAFANQFDKFLTQQGVNKFH; this comes from the coding sequence ATGCAAATTTGGGTCGATGCGGATGCTTGTCCGAAAGCGATTCGGGAGATTTTGTTTCGCGCCGCCGAGCGCACTCACACACTAACGACTTTTGTCGCCAATCATTATTTAACAACGCCGCCCTCTCCTCACATCAAGTTTTTGCAAGTCGAGCCCGGCTTCGACGAGGCCGATTTGGAAATCGTTAAAAGAGTGAGGCCTGGCGATTTGGTTGTCAGCGCGGATATTCCGCTGGCCAGCGACGTAATCGATAAAGGCGGCAATGTGATCGACCCCCGCGGCGAACGCTATACCCGCGATAATATCGAAGAGCGCTTAAACATGCGTGAATTAATGGAGACGCTGCGCGCAGGAGGTGTGGAAACGGGCGGGCCGGCGGCATTGAGCTCGCGCGATATCCAGGCGTTCGCCAATCAATTTGATAAGTTCCTGACGCAACAGGGTGTAAATAAATTCCATTGA
- a CDS encoding NAD(P)-dependent oxidoreductase — translation MKAGFIGLGAMGMGMARNVAKAGLLTAVYNRTVDKAQELVNELDIDLYTTPEELAAQVDVVLICVSADDDVLAMVEAVAATIKPGSVVVDLSTVSIATAAEAAEILEEKQAEFLDAPVSGGVEGADKGTLAMMVGGERQALERVRPVLESMSSRLIHMGPTGSGQATKAVNQIMAAGINQAVTEALAFGQAQCLQMDKVIEVISGGAAGNWFLAHRGLTMTKGSFEPGFKVALHHKDLQICRQMAEQIGVETTLIDMTLADYEKLMAQGHGDEDISALYRLKRKE, via the coding sequence ATGAAAGCGGGATTCATTGGACTGGGCGCGATGGGTATGGGCATGGCCCGCAATGTCGCGAAAGCGGGGCTGTTGACGGCGGTTTACAACCGCACCGTCGACAAGGCGCAAGAATTGGTGAACGAATTGGATATCGATCTCTATACGACGCCGGAAGAGCTGGCGGCGCAAGTCGATGTCGTGTTGATCTGCGTCTCGGCCGACGACGATGTGTTGGCAATGGTCGAGGCCGTGGCCGCGACGATCAAGCCGGGTTCGGTCGTGGTTGACCTGTCCACCGTCAGCATCGCCACCGCCGCAGAGGCCGCGGAAATTTTAGAGGAAAAACAGGCGGAATTTCTCGATGCGCCGGTTTCCGGCGGGGTCGAAGGGGCCGACAAGGGCACGTTGGCTATGATGGTGGGCGGCGAGCGTCAGGCGCTGGAGCGCGTCAGGCCGGTGCTGGAAAGCATGAGCTCGCGTTTGATCCATATGGGGCCAACCGGTTCCGGCCAGGCGACCAAGGCGGTTAACCAGATCATGGCGGCCGGCATCAATCAGGCCGTGACCGAGGCCTTGGCATTCGGCCAAGCGCAATGCTTGCAGATGGACAAGGTTATCGAGGTCATCTCCGGCGGTGCGGCGGGCAACTGGTTCCTGGCGCATCGCGGTCTTACGATGACCAAGGGCAGCTTCGAACCGGGCTTCAAGGTGGCTCTGCATCATAAGGATTTGCAGATCTGCCGGCAAATGGCGGAGCAAATCGGTGTCGAAACAACCTTGATCGACATGACATTGGCCGATTACGAAAAGTTGATGGCGCAGGGCCATGGCGACGAGGATATCTCGGCGTTGTATCGCTTAAAACGGAAAGAATAA
- a CDS encoding MarR family winged helix-turn-helix transcriptional regulator, which translates to MHELDTFKLIERISTLMRSEERKKYAAIGLQPVHGQVLEYLAKCNRHSNTPAAVTEYLGSTKGTVSQSIQVLERKQYIEKVPDPDDRRVVHLILTEQGEKVIAGLKPLQVFAEAEQQVTSQQFDSIGTALNVTLSALQRANNSKSFGLCRTCDYFTEVDHHFHCQLTQLPLEQTDTDKICREHKSSRED; encoded by the coding sequence ATGCATGAATTAGACACCTTTAAATTGATCGAACGCATCAGCACGCTAATGCGTTCGGAAGAACGCAAGAAATACGCCGCTATCGGCCTGCAACCGGTCCACGGCCAAGTATTGGAATACTTGGCGAAATGCAACCGACACAGCAATACGCCGGCGGCTGTGACCGAATATCTGGGTTCGACCAAGGGCACGGTTTCGCAATCGATTCAGGTACTGGAACGCAAGCAATATATCGAAAAAGTCCCCGATCCCGACGACCGCCGCGTCGTGCATCTGATTTTGACCGAACAAGGGGAAAAAGTGATCGCCGGCCTGAAACCGCTGCAGGTCTTTGCCGAGGCCGAACAGCAGGTCACGTCACAGCAATTCGATTCGATCGGCACGGCCTTGAATGTGACGCTGTCGGCCTTGCAAAGAGCCAATAATTCGAAGAGTTTCGGTCTGTGTCGAACGTGCGACTATTTCACCGAGGTGGACCACCACTTTCATTGCCAATTGACCCAATTGCCATTGGAACAGACCGACACCGATAAAATTTGCCGGGAACATAAGTCCTCCCGAGAGGATTAA
- the ubiK gene encoding ubiquinone biosynthesis accessory factor UbiK gives MFDPKAIDDIANRLAGAVPPGFSNLKEDMEKNFRAILQGALGKLDLVSREEFEVQKAVLAKTRSKLEDLEKRVAAMEQPLNQHQGE, from the coding sequence ATGTTTGACCCGAAAGCTATCGATGATATCGCCAACCGTTTAGCCGGCGCCGTTCCGCCGGGTTTCAGCAACCTGAAGGAAGACATGGAAAAAAACTTCCGCGCCATTCTGCAAGGAGCACTGGGCAAGCTAGACTTAGTCAGCCGCGAGGAATTCGAAGTGCAAAAGGCCGTGTTAGCGAAAACCCGCAGCAAACTCGAAGATCTTGAAAAACGCGTCGCGGCGATGGAGCAACCGTTGAACCAACATCAGGGCGAGTAA
- the rep gene encoding DNA helicase Rep, whose protein sequence is MAKLNPQQLAAVKTIDRPLLVLAGAGSGKTRVITEKIAYLVQQGLPARHIAALTFTNKAAREMKERVARLLSDSQSRGLRVSTFHSLGLDILRKEHKTLGYKSAITLFDEQDKLSLLRNLIGHSPKDYDIDAVENYNWQIGQWKNAFVTPEQSLATASADTLPAARLYNDFNRSLKAYNAVDFDDLILLPVLLFQQDAKTLEKWQNRIRYLLVDEYQDTNTTQYQLVRLLAGNLGRFTVVGDDDQSIYAWRGAQPENLAQLQKDYSRLQVIKLEQNYRSTGRILKVANHLIANNPHAFEKKLWSSLGFGEPLRVLSHKNDIAEAKQIVSEIIHHKFRHGNQYSDYAILYRGNHQSRLFERGLRENNVPYFISGSTSFFAYAEIKDILAYLRLIANPDDDAAFLRIINTPRREIGPNTLEKLGDYANERHISLFAACTEFGLQQRLPEKALQRLHKFCQWIGETAERIEREDTFAVIHDMIKQINYEQWLQENSKTPAAAERKIGNVYELIEWLQRMAEKEPDEDRSLADIIGKIMLMDILERNQEQEAGDQVSLMTLHASKGLEFPHVFLIGMEENLLPHQNSIETDNIEEERRLAYVGITRAQQSCTFSYCTHRKRYGEMSECEPSRFLSELPEEDLEWANKKQLDPEVAKERGKASLAHLKNMLA, encoded by the coding sequence ATGGCCAAATTGAATCCGCAACAGCTCGCCGCTGTGAAAACCATCGATCGCCCGTTATTGGTACTGGCCGGGGCCGGCAGCGGCAAAACCCGTGTCATCACCGAGAAGATCGCCTATCTGGTACAACAAGGCCTTCCAGCCCGCCATATCGCCGCGCTCACCTTCACCAACAAGGCTGCCAGGGAAATGAAGGAACGGGTGGCGCGCCTGCTGAGCGACTCGCAAAGCCGCGGACTCAGGGTCTCCACCTTCCATTCGCTGGGCCTGGACATCCTGCGCAAGGAACATAAAACGCTGGGCTACAAATCCGCCATCACATTGTTCGACGAACAAGACAAACTGAGTTTGCTGCGCAACCTGATCGGCCACTCTCCCAAGGATTACGATATCGATGCCGTGGAAAATTACAACTGGCAGATCGGCCAATGGAAAAACGCCTTCGTCACGCCGGAACAGTCGCTCGCCACCGCCTCCGCCGACACGCTGCCGGCGGCGCGGCTTTATAACGACTTCAACCGCAGCCTGAAGGCCTATAACGCGGTCGATTTCGACGACTTGATTCTGCTGCCGGTCCTGTTGTTCCAACAAGATGCCAAGACCCTGGAAAAATGGCAGAACCGCATCCGTTACCTGTTGGTCGACGAATACCAGGACACCAATACCACGCAATACCAGTTGGTAAGGCTGCTGGCCGGCAACCTGGGACGCTTCACCGTGGTCGGCGACGACGACCAATCCATATACGCCTGGCGCGGCGCCCAACCGGAAAACCTGGCGCAATTGCAGAAAGATTACAGCCGGCTACAGGTCATCAAGCTGGAGCAAAACTACCGCTCCACCGGCCGGATATTGAAGGTGGCCAACCACCTGATCGCCAACAACCCCCACGCATTCGAAAAGAAGCTATGGAGCAGCCTGGGTTTCGGCGAGCCCCTCAGGGTATTGAGCCATAAAAACGATATCGCCGAAGCCAAGCAGATCGTCTCCGAGATCATCCATCACAAATTTCGCCACGGCAATCAGTATTCCGACTACGCCATCCTTTATCGCGGCAACCATCAATCGCGTTTGTTCGAACGCGGTTTACGGGAAAACAACGTACCTTATTTCATCAGCGGCAGCACCTCGTTTTTCGCCTATGCGGAAATCAAGGACATTCTTGCCTACCTGCGACTGATCGCGAACCCCGACGACGATGCCGCCTTTTTGCGTATCATCAATACGCCGCGCCGCGAAATCGGGCCGAACACGTTGGAAAAACTGGGCGATTACGCCAACGAACGCCATATCAGCCTGTTCGCCGCCTGCACCGAATTCGGCCTGCAACAGCGTTTGCCGGAGAAGGCGCTGCAACGGCTGCATAAATTTTGCCAATGGATCGGGGAGACCGCCGAACGCATCGAACGCGAAGACACCTTCGCCGTGATTCACGACATGATCAAGCAAATTAATTACGAACAGTGGCTGCAGGAAAATAGCAAGACTCCGGCTGCGGCGGAGCGCAAAATCGGCAATGTCTACGAGCTGATCGAATGGCTGCAGCGCATGGCCGAAAAGGAACCGGACGAGGACCGGTCGCTGGCGGACATCATCGGCAAGATCATGCTGATGGACATACTCGAACGCAACCAGGAGCAGGAGGCCGGCGACCAGGTCAGCCTGATGACTCTGCATGCCTCGAAAGGCCTGGAATTTCCCCATGTGTTCCTGATCGGCATGGAGGAAAACCTGCTGCCGCACCAAAACAGCATCGAAACCGACAATATCGAGGAAGAACGCCGCCTGGCCTATGTCGGCATCACCCGCGCCCAGCAAAGCTGTACTTTCAGTTACTGCACGCACCGTAAACGCTATGGCGAAATGAGCGAATGCGAACCTAGCCGTTTTTTGAGCGAATTGCCGGAAGAAGACCTGGAATGGGCCAACAAGAAACAGTTGGACCCGGAAGTGGCCAAGGAACGCGGCAAGGCAAGTCTGGCGCATTTGAAGAATATGTTGGCATAA
- a CDS encoding sigma 54-interacting transcriptional regulator: MSDNLLPELSAISFLQMFITQSVKLAGQYNSEKGTANHIQDLGLAASSYLEAHARRQLRLPGKITPEQYASIITHIKKQIGGSFSQVPSDSTGCVCVENFHCPFGERVKEAPELCRTTASVFGGIAARNFGYAKVVLNKRIATGDGKCEVTIYTDREAAQIEEGDEYFNEGGMIVSRSAIAEVAARVSEKMARTWNPKAVSGQKRGLDRPELIAESEVMREALQAVELVAPTTANVLINGETGVGKEVIARAIHALSDRSAQKFIAVNCGAIPESLLESALFGHEKGAFTGAQDLRRGFFERAEGGTLFLDEIDSLPLLSQANLLRVLQEGEFERVGGAQVLYSNVRIITASNRPLVELVDQGRFRKDLYYRLNVVTIHISPLRERREDITALVNYLLKQIAHRYGKPPKVLSKEAWQQIMAYEWPGNVRELENVLERAFLFSPGQIIIKVSVDVSSDGGVLTDERNLRSKKRLASSQVETKILQDALAKHNGNVTAVAKEIGISRRAVHQKLKHYNIDAGVFRN, encoded by the coding sequence ATGTCCGACAACTTATTGCCCGAGCTAAGCGCCATATCTTTCCTACAGATGTTTATTACCCAAAGCGTCAAGTTGGCGGGGCAATACAACAGTGAAAAGGGAACGGCCAACCACATCCAGGACTTGGGGTTGGCTGCCAGCAGTTATCTTGAAGCCCACGCCCGCCGTCAGTTGAGACTGCCCGGTAAAATCACCCCTGAACAATATGCGTCGATCATTACACATATCAAGAAACAAATTGGCGGCAGCTTCTCACAGGTTCCAAGCGACTCGACAGGCTGCGTATGCGTGGAAAATTTCCATTGCCCATTCGGCGAGCGCGTTAAGGAGGCTCCGGAGCTATGTCGCACCACCGCTTCGGTGTTTGGAGGCATTGCGGCCCGAAATTTCGGCTACGCAAAGGTAGTGCTCAACAAGCGCATCGCCACCGGTGACGGGAAATGTGAAGTTACAATCTATACCGATCGTGAAGCCGCCCAGATAGAAGAAGGTGATGAATATTTCAACGAGGGCGGCATGATTGTTTCGCGTTCTGCTATTGCCGAGGTTGCCGCACGCGTTTCGGAAAAAATGGCTCGAACATGGAATCCAAAGGCTGTTTCGGGTCAGAAGCGCGGATTGGATCGCCCAGAGTTAATCGCCGAATCTGAGGTGATGCGGGAAGCCTTGCAGGCAGTCGAATTGGTCGCCCCCACCACAGCCAATGTTCTGATTAACGGCGAGACCGGTGTTGGCAAAGAAGTGATCGCACGGGCCATCCACGCACTCAGCGATCGGAGCGCACAGAAATTTATCGCGGTTAATTGTGGCGCCATTCCGGAAAGCCTGCTCGAAAGTGCCTTATTCGGCCACGAAAAAGGTGCTTTTACCGGAGCGCAAGACCTCAGACGCGGGTTTTTTGAACGAGCGGAAGGGGGTACCCTTTTTCTCGACGAAATCGATAGCTTGCCGCTCCTTTCTCAAGCGAATCTACTTCGTGTCCTCCAGGAAGGCGAATTCGAGCGAGTCGGCGGCGCACAGGTTTTGTATAGCAACGTCCGTATCATAACCGCCTCGAACCGCCCCTTGGTGGAACTTGTCGACCAAGGGCGATTCCGCAAAGATCTGTATTATCGGCTTAACGTCGTTACCATCCACATATCTCCTTTGAGGGAACGCCGCGAAGATATTACTGCATTGGTCAATTATCTGTTGAAACAGATTGCCCATCGTTATGGCAAGCCGCCGAAGGTTCTGAGTAAAGAAGCCTGGCAGCAGATTATGGCCTATGAATGGCCGGGAAACGTTAGGGAGCTGGAGAATGTACTGGAACGTGCATTTTTGTTTTCACCCGGACAAATTATCATCAAGGTCAGCGTAGACGTAAGTTCTGACGGTGGTGTTTTGACGGACGAGAGAAACCTACGCAGTAAAAAACGGTTGGCCTCTAGCCAAGTAGAGACCAAAATCTTGCAAGACGCCTTAGCCAAACACAACGGCAATGTCACTGCGGTGGCCAAGGAGATCGGCATAAGCCGCCGCGCAGTACATCAGAAATTGAAACATTACAATATTGATGCCGGGGTTTTTCGGAACTGA
- a CDS encoding YifB family Mg chelatase-like AAA ATPase: MSLAIVYSRGRSGIDAPQVSVEVHVSNGLPSLSIVGLPETAVKESKDRVRGAILNSHFEFPIQRITINLAPADLPKEGGRFDLAIALGILAASGQIPKEALERCECIGELSLGGELRAISGALPVAMPCRDAGRQLILPRDNLAEAALIKQTELIPADSLLEVCAHLSGQQPIGATVAQGDCEPYAYPLDFADVHGQFHVKRALEIAAAGAHNLLMLGPPGTGKSMLASRLPSILPDLTERQAQQSAAIASISDQGLDIAHWRRPPFRAPHHTASAVALVGGGSNPKPGEISLAHNGTLFLDELPEFDRRVLEVLREPLETGHITISRANRQADFPASFQLIAAMNPCPCGYLGDSSGRCHCTSEQINRYRGRISGPLLDRIDMHLEVPRVALDVLRRGAPEGEETSATIKARVVNARDIALARCGKTNARLSAAEIKRFCALSDASHNLLEQALEKFGLSHRAYHRILKLARTIADLDDSPNIEIPHLSEAIGYRKLDRSV, encoded by the coding sequence ATGTCACTCGCCATCGTTTATAGCCGCGGCCGCTCCGGCATCGATGCACCACAGGTCAGCGTCGAGGTCCATGTCAGCAACGGTCTACCGTCATTGAGCATCGTCGGCCTGCCGGAAACGGCGGTCAAGGAGAGCAAGGACCGCGTGCGTGGCGCAATCTTGAATTCTCACTTCGAATTTCCGATCCAACGCATCACGATCAACCTGGCCCCGGCCGATCTGCCCAAAGAAGGCGGCCGCTTCGACCTGGCCATCGCCCTCGGCATCCTGGCCGCTTCCGGACAAATCCCCAAAGAGGCGCTGGAACGCTGCGAATGCATCGGCGAATTGTCGTTAGGCGGTGAACTGCGCGCAATTAGCGGCGCGTTGCCGGTCGCCATGCCATGTCGCGATGCCGGCCGGCAATTGATCCTGCCGCGCGACAATCTGGCCGAAGCGGCATTGATCAAGCAAACCGAACTGATCCCAGCCGACAGCCTCTTGGAGGTATGCGCCCATTTAAGTGGTCAGCAGCCAATCGGCGCGACCGTCGCCCAGGGAGACTGCGAGCCTTATGCTTATCCGCTGGATTTCGCCGATGTGCATGGACAATTCCATGTCAAACGGGCACTCGAGATCGCCGCCGCCGGGGCCCATAATCTATTGATGCTGGGCCCGCCCGGCACCGGCAAATCGATGCTCGCTTCGCGCCTGCCGAGCATTCTCCCCGACCTGACCGAGCGGCAGGCCCAGCAAAGCGCAGCGATCGCGTCGATCAGCGACCAGGGGCTCGATATCGCCCATTGGCGCCGGCCGCCATTCCGCGCCCCCCACCATACCGCTTCGGCGGTCGCATTGGTCGGTGGCGGCAGCAACCCGAAACCGGGCGAAATCTCGCTGGCGCATAACGGTACGCTGTTTCTCGACGAACTGCCGGAATTCGACCGGCGTGTGCTGGAAGTTCTGCGGGAACCGCTGGAGACCGGCCACATCACCATTTCCCGGGCCAATCGCCAGGCGGATTTTCCGGCCAGCTTTCAACTGATCGCGGCGATGAATCCCTGCCCTTGCGGTTACCTGGGCGATTCCTCCGGCCGTTGCCACTGCACTTCCGAACAAATCAACCGCTATCGCGGCCGTATCTCCGGGCCTTTGCTGGACCGTATCGACATGCATCTGGAAGTCCCCAGGGTGGCTTTGGACGTATTGCGTCGGGGCGCTCCGGAGGGCGAGGAAACGAGCGCGACGATCAAAGCCCGGGTCGTCAACGCTCGCGATATTGCTTTGGCTCGTTGCGGCAAAACCAATGCCCGCCTGAGCGCGGCCGAAATCAAACGATTCTGCGCCTTGAGCGACGCCAGCCATAACCTGCTGGAACAAGCGCTGGAAAAATTCGGCCTGTCTCATCGCGCCTATCACCGCATCCTGAAACTGGCCCGAACCATTGCCGACCTGGATGATAGCCCTAACATCGAGATCCCCCATTTAAGCGAAGCCATCGGCTACCGCAAACTGGACCGTAGCGTTTAA